The genomic segment GCCCAGCTTCCTCTTCATAAAAGGCTTAACAGCTGGGTCTTCCACAGCTTCCCAGCTGGCCCTACTCTAGTCACATCATCCTCCATCAAATGGCTGCCAACAATGGGCCCCAGTTGGGCCCATTAGGTGTCCTGACCCAATGCTCACGTACGGGCCCAAAAAGGTATTGGGCTCAAATTGGGCCCGGATATTACATATCCCATTTTAGGTTTGAGTATTGCATGGCAAAATAGGTGTTAGCTAATCATGTTTGAGTCAGATCTAGCCATGTCTTTACCTTAAAATGTACATGTTAGATCCAAATTCTAAAATTAGACGCGAACCTAATTAAAATTCTTTGTCTACAACCTAATActagaccaaaaaaaaaatagcatatcATGTAAGATTTTGGGAGAATGCAGGTATCTAATAaattatttactatttttgGGACTCTTTAAAGTTATTCGGTGCACCAAATACTACCTTATGaattgtaaaataaaaaataaaaaataaaaacatgtaGAAAAGGTGCATCTAAAAGAGAGCATTTATTCAAATGCAAGCATCCATGCAACTACGAGAcatggagaagaaaaaaagttcCTACCATAATCAAacttaataataatataaatgtatGTTACAAATAGGCTAATTTTTAAGTAACAACCCTTGGCAATAACCATACATGACACTGGTAGGAATTTGGTAGAATATGATAGGTTTTGGAATGACTTAAATCTCGCCTATcaacctatttttgaaaaaattatggCGATACCCTTCAACTTTGGGCGAAAATATTTTCATCCCAAAActtgtaatttttttaatagaccccaatacttaatttttttattgcgATATAGCCCAGTTGTTTGTTCGAGCTCTAACACTACTAATTGCATGTATGAAATGACTAAGTTACCCTCGAGAGGTTACTAATGGAAGAAAGCAAATTTGGAGAAAATCTCAGCTAGGCGTTTGACCAATCCCACTCAACTAAATTAAGTTAATAATGTATCTAGTTCTGCAAATCAAATAAGATTAATCAAGTATTCTGTAAACTGACACAATATAGATCAGAATGTGGCCCCATATTAGATCAATTAAATTCAGTTCAAATAGTTGCATGTAACTCGTAGTGAACTAAAATCATCCATCTCAATTAGATTTTGTTCAGCCATCTGACTAATGGGCTAATTGGTTAGAGGCCTACCGTATCAGATCTAAACTTATCCAGGTTTTTGGTTCGCCACCCAAAATCCGAACTCATCCTTTTATTCTTCCTTTGTCCTCCAATTATGAGTGGAGGAGACAGCCGAATCCATGGGTATAGTGGCTCTGCCATCGTCCCTCCTCTCTTcttatctattttctttttcttaattttatattagccctttaaaaaattaacaagCTCTCTCCATTATGGACATGGAATCCGACAGGGGTCCAACTCCATAGATGGGGTTGGCTAGTCACCGACTACTAGCAATCGACTATGACGACGAATCGCCTGATCTACCTGATGAGGTGTTTATGGGCAAgatttattttgataataaaataaAGCCTTCAATCTTTATTTCAAGTTTCCCTCTCTACCTCCACTCTCTCATTCTTTCACTGTTCACCAGAATCAACTAGATTAAGCAAAACCTTTgttgagaaagaaagagagagaaatgaagGGTCACATGATGTCTGCATGATCTTCTTGCTTTTTCTCCAAAATAAGTAACTCCTCTTCTAATCCAGGCAAGGAGGGCATTAAATGAATAGGTCTATCCAGATTTCATGTGACAAACTAGGAGGTCTATTCCTATATTAGGTGACAATTATGTGTTCATAAATTCTAACTGATATCACATGCACCACAATCGGCCCGTGATCGGTCTTCTTATAACTGTGTTGCAGTATCTCCTAGGCTACATTGGTTATAGGCCAagttcgctctgatactatttgtaacaattcaggatctcacccaaaaaagctagctgaaaggtattatttggattttttgaacctatataagtacctaagatcgaATAACCAATGTCGAACTAAATACACATCCATATAGGTCTTTGCAGAAAGCGTGGGACTGCACTCAGAAGTTTGGTTAGCATCGCTCAACAAGACGCCCACGTCGATGGCTGAATTTGGCGTCCGCTTGGCCGAAGCCGGGCCAAAAGGGATGGAAGCAGGGGAAAGGTGGGACCTTCGCCTCCCCGGGTCTGGGTCTCTTCACCTAGAGAACTCTTTCGAAGGGGAAATGGTAGCTAGGAAAAGGACGGTGTCCCCCCACGAAGGAGGGGAAAAAAGACAAAGGACCAACTGTTAATTTGTATGAAAAGAATCCTTATTGCGTGGACAGTAAATATATGAGAATATCTAACATGCGATCCCTCTAGATTACacctactttttctttttttggcaaAGATTACCCCTACTTCGTTATCCATACGCCTGATTGGCTGATTTCCCAAAAAGGGAATGCCATTAAATGTTCATCTCTCATCTCCCGCCCGATTTGGCGACTCCCACACGCTGCCTTTTGATAGAGTGGAAAGGCGCGCGACATCCGTCCCATATCCATCTTCGAGATGGGCGTCATTCCCCTACTTCGTCCTTCCATCGCCGGGGAGTTAGAAAAGGAGACACCTTTTTCCTTCGaaattctcttcttgttctcttCGTTCCGTCTCTACGATCGAATGTTTCGGCTTTTCTTCTTCGTTGGGGATATCCTAGTACCATTCCGTCAGCTCAGGCTGCCCAGGTTCGAACCTTGATCCGTTCTTGGTAGAGTTGGAGGAATCATATAACTATAGGAAAACCAACTTTTCCtggcgacgcttataagcgtcggctaaagtaCCGCCGAGGCAAACAGAAGCGTCGACAAAACGTCGGCGATACCGGAGTGGGAAAAATTTTTCCCGACGCTCTTGGAAAGCGTTGTAAAAGGTATATTTGTAGCGACgccttttagcgacgcttaaaagcgtcgctaaaaaaaCCAACgccgacacttataagcgttGGCTTTAGCCccaagtttttttaaaaaaaatatttttcatcgGGGACTTAGTGTCCCCGATGGTTGTTGGCTTAACTCCCTTCCTCATGAGCATGgctattcctctcttccctctaTATCACAGAATTTTACTCCCAACCCGTTAGTTTCTCCCTGGTATTGTATCAGTAGAACTCTTGATTTGTCTATACATCGATTCCCATATGTCAATCTCTTCAACAGATATCTAAGGCCTCACTTCCTCTCATTTCCAGCTGTAGCTCTCCGAtttcccatcttcttcctcgcaGCTATCTCCAGCAATAATGGAGATTGTGTGGCCAGCACCAGCTAGTTGAAGAGGGGTTTGGGGAGAACCAGACTGGGAAGCACTCTTCTGTGAAGCAAAATAGTGCTCATGGGGAACCCATAAATCTCCCATAACGACAACAGGACGGTTCACTGCCGCCGAAGCATTCGGCACCCTTCGAGTATGTAGCCGATATTTCTGAAACAGCATAAGAGAACATTTTATCAATGCCATATGAGAAATGACAACCAGATGAAACTTTAAGAAGCAAGAAGCAAAGAGgcaatcaaattgaatccaaaccTACCTGC from the Phoenix dactylifera cultivar Barhee BC4 chromosome 14, palm_55x_up_171113_PBpolish2nd_filt_p, whole genome shotgun sequence genome contains:
- the LOC120113131 gene encoding transcription factor HRS1-like, with protein sequence MSIWDQADIVKISDAELEFLTREDSVEDEVAMKLLLITIGDKVATPKQIRELMKVDELTNDEVKSHLQKYRLHTRRVPNASAAVNRPVVVMGDLWVPHEHYFASQKSASQSGSPQTPLQLAGAGHTISIIAGDSCEEEDGKSESYSWK